In the genome of Longimicrobium sp., one region contains:
- a CDS encoding aminotransferase class I/II-fold pyridoxal phosphate-dependent enzyme has protein sequence MSIVEQQTARRAGDIFAKCGRYTAAREMMERGLYPYFQPIESSEDTEVVIRGERKIMVGSNNYLGLTHHPYVLERARDALYRYGTGCTGSRFLNGTLDLHEELERRLAALMGSEAALVFSTGYHTNLGVISALATRGTVVLHDRLNHASLLDGAMLASGELVRYAHGDTAALRRALERNADASGILVATDGVFSMEGNIVDLPTVVDLCEEFGARLLVDDAHSVGVLGPGGGGTAEHFGLQGRVDLTMATFSKSFASIGGAVAGPEEVIHYLKHHARALIFSASMPPSAVATVLACLDVMEKEPERRERLWENAEYLRGGLQALGFDTGTSETPIVPVTTGDIEHTFMFWKALFDAGVFTNPVLPPAVPENACRLRTSVMATHTTDQLDRVLDAFARVGRHLGVR, from the coding sequence ATGTCGATTGTCGAGCAGCAGACGGCGCGGAGGGCCGGCGACATCTTCGCGAAGTGCGGCCGCTACACGGCCGCCCGCGAGATGATGGAGCGCGGCCTCTACCCGTACTTCCAGCCGATCGAGAGCTCGGAGGACACCGAGGTGGTGATCCGCGGCGAGCGCAAGATCATGGTGGGGTCCAACAACTACCTGGGCCTCACCCACCACCCCTACGTCCTGGAGCGGGCGCGCGACGCGCTCTACCGCTACGGCACCGGGTGCACCGGGAGCCGCTTCCTGAACGGCACCCTGGACCTGCACGAGGAGCTGGAGCGCCGCCTGGCCGCCCTGATGGGCTCGGAGGCCGCGCTGGTGTTCAGCACCGGCTACCACACCAACCTGGGGGTGATCAGCGCGCTGGCCACCCGCGGCACCGTGGTGCTGCACGACCGGCTGAACCACGCCTCGCTCCTGGACGGCGCCATGCTGGCCAGCGGCGAGCTGGTGCGCTACGCCCACGGCGACACGGCGGCGCTGCGCCGCGCGCTGGAGAGGAACGCCGACGCCTCCGGGATCCTGGTGGCCACCGACGGCGTGTTCTCCATGGAGGGGAACATCGTCGACCTGCCGACGGTGGTGGACCTCTGCGAGGAGTTCGGCGCGCGGCTCCTGGTGGACGACGCGCACTCGGTCGGCGTCCTGGGGCCCGGCGGCGGCGGCACCGCCGAGCACTTCGGGCTGCAGGGGCGGGTGGACCTCACCATGGCCACCTTCTCCAAGAGCTTCGCCTCCATCGGCGGGGCGGTGGCGGGGCCCGAGGAGGTGATCCACTACCTGAAGCACCACGCGCGGGCGCTGATCTTCAGCGCCAGCATGCCGCCCTCGGCGGTGGCCACGGTGCTGGCGTGCCTGGACGTGATGGAGAAGGAGCCCGAGCGCCGCGAGCGCCTGTGGGAGAACGCCGAGTACCTGCGCGGCGGGCTGCAGGCGCTGGGCTTCGACACCGGCACCAGCGAGACGCCGATCGTCCCCGTGACCACGGGCGACATCGAGCACACCTTCATGTTCTGGAAGGCGCTCTTCGACGCCGGCGTCTTCACCAACCCGGTGCTCCCCCCCGCCGTCCCCGAGAACGCGTGCCGGCTGCGCACCTCGGTGATGGCCACCCACACCACCGACCAGCTCGACAGGGTCCTTGACGCCTTCGCCCGCGTCGGCCGCCACCTCGGCGTCCGCTGA
- a CDS encoding NAD-dependent epimerase/dehydratase family protein, protein MRRTALITGATGFVGGHLAERLAADGWHVRALVRPTSETKRLRAMGAELVPGTLGSVRELAAAAEGADTVFHLAAATTAPSEDAFRRVNAEGTRNVAWGVLAADPRPRRLVYLSSYAACGPARDGRPRRMDDPPAPLTAYGRTKLEGEEAARAAADAGVELVIVRAPAVYGPGDRAFLPVYRLARRSLATLPAGRERRVHLVYVRDLAAALARAADHPPGTYAVAEPVEHTMAALVAEIGRALGKKPVRIPVPAAVLRAAGSLAERFGGLLGGGGVFSREKAEEMLAEAWVCDLAGTEALLPDPTPLAEGTAETARWYRTEGWL, encoded by the coding sequence ATGCGCCGAACCGCACTGATCACCGGGGCCACCGGCTTCGTCGGCGGCCACCTGGCCGAGCGGCTGGCGGCGGACGGGTGGCACGTGCGCGCCCTGGTGCGCCCCACCAGCGAGACGAAGCGGCTGCGCGCCATGGGCGCCGAGCTGGTCCCCGGCACGCTCGGCTCGGTGCGCGAGCTCGCCGCCGCGGCCGAGGGCGCCGACACGGTGTTCCACCTGGCCGCGGCCACCACCGCGCCCAGCGAGGACGCCTTCCGGCGCGTGAACGCCGAGGGCACCCGCAACGTGGCCTGGGGAGTGCTGGCCGCCGACCCCCGGCCGCGCCGGCTGGTGTACCTGAGCTCCTACGCCGCCTGCGGCCCGGCCCGGGACGGCCGGCCCCGCCGCATGGACGACCCGCCGGCCCCGCTCACGGCGTACGGGCGCACCAAGCTGGAGGGCGAGGAGGCGGCGCGGGCGGCGGCCGACGCGGGGGTGGAGCTCGTGATCGTGCGCGCGCCCGCCGTCTACGGCCCCGGCGACCGCGCCTTCCTCCCCGTCTACCGCCTGGCCCGGCGCTCGCTCGCCACGCTCCCCGCGGGGCGCGAGCGGCGCGTGCACCTGGTGTACGTGCGCGACCTGGCGGCGGCGCTCGCGCGCGCGGCCGACCATCCGCCGGGCACCTACGCGGTGGCCGAGCCGGTGGAGCACACCATGGCGGCGCTGGTGGCCGAGATCGGCCGGGCGCTGGGGAAGAAGCCCGTGCGCATCCCCGTCCCGGCCGCCGTGCTGCGCGCGGCGGGGTCGCTCGCCGAGCGCTTCGGCGGGCTCCTGGGCGGCGGGGGGGTGTTCAGCCGCGAGAAGGCGGAGGAGATGCTGGCCGAGGCGTGGGTGTGCGACCTGGCGGGCACGGAGGCGCTGCTCCCCGACCCCACGCCGCTGGCGGAGGGGACGGCCGAGACGGCGCGGTGGTACCGAACCGAGGGATGGCTTTGA